The Daphnia carinata strain CSIRO-1 chromosome 2, CSIRO_AGI_Dcar_HiC_V3, whole genome shotgun sequence genome has a segment encoding these proteins:
- the LOC130686658 gene encoding centromere protein S-like, which produces MDTDHIQRLKASIHFTVGKMCEEQEIKTQISFDKNVIATISEILWQKIKLISQDLEAFAKHGKRTTINLDDVKLLVRRNEDLKAILATLGSPNLEENAKTDKGKALVKKKKTDIPPEVHLDIDDDMFV; this is translated from the exons ATGGACACTGATCACATACAA CGATTAAAAGCTTCAATACACTTTACTGTGGGTAAAATGTGTGAAGAGCAGGAAATCAAAACTCAAATTAGTTTTGACAAAAATGTGATTGCAACTATAAGTGAAATCCTTTGGCAGAAGATCAAACTAATATCACAGGATTTGGAAGCTTTTGCTAA gCATGGAAAGCGTACAACCATCAATCTGGATGATGTCAAGCTGCTTGTACGAAGGAATGAAGATTTA AAAGCCATACTAGCAACACTAGGATCACCAAACTTggaagaaaatgcaaaaacaGACAAAGGGAAAGCcttggtgaaaaaaaagaaaactgacatTCCACCAGAAGTCCATCTTGACATAGATGATGACATGTTTGTGTGA
- the LOC130686653 gene encoding NADH dehydrogenase [ubiquinone] 1 beta subcomplex subunit 5, mitochondrial-like isoform X2 produces the protein MAAFSLLRAFASKVNLPKNAINQGILVLRSNPNNALLVRQMSEHRTMHIKPSRWSWNRFKDFMHFYIMLGAIPAAFVITYVNVFIGPARLAEIPEGYVPEAHEYFPHPITRWLAKHVHKSYQQEYEIMCHHIYEVEYEQKLRQAEKRIKQKMEEKQDTQAYYYQPVSSRHERSIRDNAQTDLEMSGSN, from the exons ATGGCTGCCTTCAGCTTGTTGAGAGCTTTTGCGAGTAAGGTTAATTTGCCGAAAAATGCAATTAATCAGGGAATTTTGGTGTTACGCTCAAACCCCAATAACGCCCTTC TCGTAAGGCAGATGAGCGAACATCGTACCATGCACATCAAACCGTCAAGGTGGTCATGGAATCGATTCAAGGATTTCATGCATTTCTATATTATGTTAGGAGCCATCCCTGCAGCCTTTGTAATCACCTATGTCAATGTTTTTATTGGCCCTGCCAGATTAGCTGAAATACCCGAAGGGTATGTCCCTGAAGCTCACGAATACTTTCCG CATCCAATCACCCGCTGGCTGGCCAAGCATGTTCACAAAAGTTACCAACAGGAATATGAAATTATGTGTCATCACATTTATGAAGTTGAGTATGAGCAGAAGCTGAG gCAAGCTGAAAAGCGAATTAAgcagaaaatggaagaaaaacaagatacCCAGGCGTATTACTATCAACCTGTTAGCTCACGCCATGAAAGGTCTATTCGCGACAATGCTCAGACTGATCTAGAAATGTCAGGATCAAACTAA
- the LOC130686653 gene encoding NADH dehydrogenase [ubiquinone] 1 beta subcomplex subunit 5, mitochondrial-like isoform X1 yields the protein MAAFSLLRAFASKVNLPKNAINQGILVLRSNPNNALQVVRQMSEHRTMHIKPSRWSWNRFKDFMHFYIMLGAIPAAFVITYVNVFIGPARLAEIPEGYVPEAHEYFPHPITRWLAKHVHKSYQQEYEIMCHHIYEVEYEQKLRQAEKRIKQKMEEKQDTQAYYYQPVSSRHERSIRDNAQTDLEMSGSN from the exons ATGGCTGCCTTCAGCTTGTTGAGAGCTTTTGCGAGTAAGGTTAATTTGCCGAAAAATGCAATTAATCAGGGAATTTTGGTGTTACGCTCAAACCCCAATAACGCCCTTC AAGTCGTAAGGCAGATGAGCGAACATCGTACCATGCACATCAAACCGTCAAGGTGGTCATGGAATCGATTCAAGGATTTCATGCATTTCTATATTATGTTAGGAGCCATCCCTGCAGCCTTTGTAATCACCTATGTCAATGTTTTTATTGGCCCTGCCAGATTAGCTGAAATACCCGAAGGGTATGTCCCTGAAGCTCACGAATACTTTCCG CATCCAATCACCCGCTGGCTGGCCAAGCATGTTCACAAAAGTTACCAACAGGAATATGAAATTATGTGTCATCACATTTATGAAGTTGAGTATGAGCAGAAGCTGAG gCAAGCTGAAAAGCGAATTAAgcagaaaatggaagaaaaacaagatacCCAGGCGTATTACTATCAACCTGTTAGCTCACGCCATGAAAGGTCTATTCGCGACAATGCTCAGACTGATCTAGAAATGTCAGGATCAAACTAA
- the LOC130686647 gene encoding uncharacterized protein LOC130686647 → MVFVNEIEPEFSFKLYEDPFDSGYSDASGECSPSPSSPPPSPLSDAIRFVYYPVVPYYIFPFFPQSDIPLSISPAFETLIEKENNEFDPTPVVNNVTIGRLIKWTLPPPTIPYFPLPNWEPMPYGMEQFWQSAFAWFFRPLWFGSNHLWTLQPISAPPAEDEWAWHAISYSAKVRFQCQYKHGWTSMKGRVVFWYRMRRHNNVIVSEARFKLYGQQCNRCHKNRQDFLTPLWYHEEIENAIRFLATEVAKTYYGGEKLPVPRRLRQGNPSRLTHHDPTRCQACVEGLCVIRF, encoded by the exons ATGGTCTTTGTCAACGAAATTGAACCCG agttttctttcaaactcTATGAGGATCCTTTCGACAGTGGTTATTCAGATGCCAGTGGGGAATGCTCGCCATCACCGAGTTCACCACCACCGTCTCCACTGTCGGACGCCATTCGCTTTGTCTATTATCCTGTTGTGCCATACTACATATTCCCGTTCTTTCCACAAAGTGATATTCCACTTAGCATCAGTCCCGCATTCGAGACATTAATTGAGAAAGAGAACAATGAGTTTGATCCAACTCCAGTTGTTAACAATGTGACTATCGGTCGACTTATCAAATGGACATTGCCGCCACCTACAATTCCATATTTCCCATTGCCTAATTGGGAACCAATGCCATA tggTATGGAGCAGTTTTGGCAATCGGCTTTTGCTTGGTTCTTTCGTCCGTTATGGTTCGGCAGTAACCATCTTTGGACTCTGCAGCCCATCTCTGCGCCACCAGCTGAAGACGAATGGGCATGGCACGCCATTAGTTATTCAGCTAAAGTTCGTTTCCAATGTCAA TACAAACATGGATGGACATCGATGAAGGGCCGCGTGGTATTTTGGTACCGCATGCGTCGACATAACAACGTTATCGTTTCCGAAGCTCGTTTCAAACTTTACGGGCAACAGTGCAATCGTTGCCACAAAAATCGTCAG gatTTTTTGACTCCATTGTGGTACCATGAAGAAATCGAAAATGCAATTCGTTTTCTGGCAACAGAGGTAGCCAAGACGTATTATGGCGGCGAGAAGCTTCCTGTTCCTCGCAGACTTCGTCAGGGCAATCCTAGTAGACTTACCCACCATGACCCAACTAGATGCCAGGCATGTGTTGAAGGTCTTTGCGTTATACGCTTTTGA
- the LOC130686644 gene encoding uncharacterized protein LOC130686644 isoform X1, giving the protein MYPASSIFNLNPSYCAPPMADKYLPVEVMFGGGHWSYVFQDGCCWRPNEVSWTPYSISPVAVAPSFCMLDVLPPKTSMACYLSVPAAESAMTCFSSLPGGDSCSSLESSPTTSLSSKKLAFRIENSDDKIWRFPKTAPPPVPLPGWNPLPYGLERFWKNAFMWLFIELFENNHLWTLKPVEKPPDDDGKGTPWETVIHSAKVRFNCEQANHGWTSMQGRVVFWFRMLHGIESGFARGEVVFKLYGQKCERCTSGAFETPLWYPEEIANAMWNLYSKVAEKFYGRPLDKVVRGLRGGKPRTPHKPELCQSCSDGLPCGKF; this is encoded by the exons ATGTATCCTGCATCAAGTATTTTCAACTTAAATCCATCTTATTGTGCACCACCAATGG caGATAAATATTTACCAGTAGAAGTTATGTTTGGTGGTGGTCATTGGAGTTATGTCTTCCAAGATGGTTGTTGCTGGAGGCCCAACGAAGTATCATGGACACCTTACTCCATCTCGCCTGTGGCTGTTGCTCCATCATTTTGCATGCTCGATGTGTTACCGCCAAAAACTTCGATGGCATGCTATTTATCGGTACCAGCTGCGGAAAGTGCGATGACGTGCTTTTCATCGCTACCTGGTGGCGATAGTTGCAGTAGTCTGGAATCATCACCGACGACATCTTTGTCATCCAAAAAACTCGCTTTCAGAATAGAAAATAGTGATGACAAGATTTGGCGGTTTCCAAAAACTGCACCGCCACCCGTTCCATTACCTGGTTGGAATCCATTACCATA TGGATTGGAAAGATTTTGGAAAAACGCTTTCATGTGGCTGTTTATCGAGCTATTTGAAAACAATCACCTGTGGACGTTAAAACCCGTTGAAAAGCCTCCGGATGACGATGGGAAAGGAACGCCTTGGGAAACGGTTATCCATTCCGCCAAAGTTCGTTTTAATTGCGAA CAGGCCAATCATGGATGGACTTCAATGCAGGGGCGTGTCGTTTTTTGGTTTCGAATGCTCCATGGAATTGAAAGTGGATTTGCCAGAGGAGAAGTGGTCTTCAAGTTGTACGGCCAAAAATGCGAACGCTGCACATCAgga GCATTCGAGACACCGCTTTGGTATCCGGAAGAAATTGCGAATGCCATGTGGAACCTTTACTCTAAAGTGGCTGAAAAATTCTATGGTAGGCCTCTGGATAAGGTAGTCCGTGGCTTGCGAGGAG GTAAACCACGAACACCTCATAAACCGGAATTATGTCAATCCTGCAGCGACGGACTCCCGTGTGGCAAATTTTAG
- the LOC130686644 gene encoding uncharacterized protein LOC130686644 isoform X3 — translation MYPASSIFNLNPSYCAPPMADKYLPVEVMFGGGHWSYVFQDGCCWRPNEVSWTPYSISPVAVAPSFCMLDVLPPKTSMACYLSVPAAESAMTCFSSLPGGDSCSSLESSPTTSLSSKKLAFRIENSDDKIWRFPKTAPPPVPLPGWNPLPYGLERFWKNAFMWLFIELFENNHLWTLKPVEKPPDDDGKGTPWETVIHSAKVRFNCEANHGWTSMQGRVVFWFRMLHGIESGFARGEVVFKLYGQKCERCTSGAFETPLWYPEEIANAMWNLYSKVAEKFYGRPLDKVVRGLRGGKPRTPHKPELCQSCSDGLPCGKF, via the exons ATGTATCCTGCATCAAGTATTTTCAACTTAAATCCATCTTATTGTGCACCACCAATGG caGATAAATATTTACCAGTAGAAGTTATGTTTGGTGGTGGTCATTGGAGTTATGTCTTCCAAGATGGTTGTTGCTGGAGGCCCAACGAAGTATCATGGACACCTTACTCCATCTCGCCTGTGGCTGTTGCTCCATCATTTTGCATGCTCGATGTGTTACCGCCAAAAACTTCGATGGCATGCTATTTATCGGTACCAGCTGCGGAAAGTGCGATGACGTGCTTTTCATCGCTACCTGGTGGCGATAGTTGCAGTAGTCTGGAATCATCACCGACGACATCTTTGTCATCCAAAAAACTCGCTTTCAGAATAGAAAATAGTGATGACAAGATTTGGCGGTTTCCAAAAACTGCACCGCCACCCGTTCCATTACCTGGTTGGAATCCATTACCATA TGGATTGGAAAGATTTTGGAAAAACGCTTTCATGTGGCTGTTTATCGAGCTATTTGAAAACAATCACCTGTGGACGTTAAAACCCGTTGAAAAGCCTCCGGATGACGATGGGAAAGGAACGCCTTGGGAAACGGTTATCCATTCCGCCAAAGTTCGTTTTAATTGCGAA GCCAATCATGGATGGACTTCAATGCAGGGGCGTGTCGTTTTTTGGTTTCGAATGCTCCATGGAATTGAAAGTGGATTTGCCAGAGGAGAAGTGGTCTTCAAGTTGTACGGCCAAAAATGCGAACGCTGCACATCAgga GCATTCGAGACACCGCTTTGGTATCCGGAAGAAATTGCGAATGCCATGTGGAACCTTTACTCTAAAGTGGCTGAAAAATTCTATGGTAGGCCTCTGGATAAGGTAGTCCGTGGCTTGCGAGGAG GTAAACCACGAACACCTCATAAACCGGAATTATGTCAATCCTGCAGCGACGGACTCCCGTGTGGCAAATTTTAG
- the LOC130686650 gene encoding ceramide-1-phosphate transfer protein-like yields the protein MSSPEKKFDLDYLHVKLSAVYEKSPRLDMDSYINAYTEFNKFFGLMGTVFGFVSSDVTSKLEILQAFRQGPNGQHFETIEDMIIYEENDNKFSDSKYISGSRTLLRLHRALLFIALFLEELFKLKSDDKLSGACQKTYSATLGQYHPWIIQKAALMAMYALPTKLGLLQRIKGPNETEEHYAELLPKAVDAMKKVYDKTQKLYQDHNILELP from the exons ATGTCATCGCCCGAAAAGAAGTTTGATCTTGACTATTTGCATGTTAAATTATCTGCAGTTTATGAAAAGTCCCCTAGACTTGATATGGATTCTTACATCAATGCTTATACAGAATTTAACAA GTTTTTTGGTTTAATGGGCACAGTTTTTGGTTTTGTGTCCTCCGATGTGACAAGCAAGCTTGAAATATTACAGGCTTTCAGGCAAGGCCCCAATGGTCAACATTTTGAAACCATTGAGGACATGATCATATATGAGGAGAACGATAACAAATTTAGTGATTCAAAGTATATATCTGGAAGTCGTACTTTGTTGCGCCTACATAGAGCTTTAT TGTTTATTGCCTTATTTCTGGAAGAGCTATTCAAGCTGAAGTCAGATGATAAGCTTTCAGGAGCTTGTCAGAAAACATACAGTGCCACATTAGGCCAGTATCATCCCTGGATTATTCAAAAAGCTGCACTTATGGCAATGTATGCTCTACCTACCAAATTGGGTCTTTTGCAACGG ATTAAGGGGCCCAATGAAACTGAAGAACACTATGCTGAACTACTTCCTAAAGCTGTAGATGCTATGAAAAAAGTTTACGATAAAACCCAAAAATTATACCAGGACCACAACATACTTGAGCTGCCTTAA
- the LOC130686644 gene encoding uncharacterized protein LOC130686644 isoform X2: MYPASSIFNLNPSYCAPPMDKYLPVEVMFGGGHWSYVFQDGCCWRPNEVSWTPYSISPVAVAPSFCMLDVLPPKTSMACYLSVPAAESAMTCFSSLPGGDSCSSLESSPTTSLSSKKLAFRIENSDDKIWRFPKTAPPPVPLPGWNPLPYGLERFWKNAFMWLFIELFENNHLWTLKPVEKPPDDDGKGTPWETVIHSAKVRFNCEQANHGWTSMQGRVVFWFRMLHGIESGFARGEVVFKLYGQKCERCTSGAFETPLWYPEEIANAMWNLYSKVAEKFYGRPLDKVVRGLRGGKPRTPHKPELCQSCSDGLPCGKF, translated from the exons ATGTATCCTGCATCAAGTATTTTCAACTTAAATCCATCTTATTGTGCACCACCAATGG ATAAATATTTACCAGTAGAAGTTATGTTTGGTGGTGGTCATTGGAGTTATGTCTTCCAAGATGGTTGTTGCTGGAGGCCCAACGAAGTATCATGGACACCTTACTCCATCTCGCCTGTGGCTGTTGCTCCATCATTTTGCATGCTCGATGTGTTACCGCCAAAAACTTCGATGGCATGCTATTTATCGGTACCAGCTGCGGAAAGTGCGATGACGTGCTTTTCATCGCTACCTGGTGGCGATAGTTGCAGTAGTCTGGAATCATCACCGACGACATCTTTGTCATCCAAAAAACTCGCTTTCAGAATAGAAAATAGTGATGACAAGATTTGGCGGTTTCCAAAAACTGCACCGCCACCCGTTCCATTACCTGGTTGGAATCCATTACCATA TGGATTGGAAAGATTTTGGAAAAACGCTTTCATGTGGCTGTTTATCGAGCTATTTGAAAACAATCACCTGTGGACGTTAAAACCCGTTGAAAAGCCTCCGGATGACGATGGGAAAGGAACGCCTTGGGAAACGGTTATCCATTCCGCCAAAGTTCGTTTTAATTGCGAA CAGGCCAATCATGGATGGACTTCAATGCAGGGGCGTGTCGTTTTTTGGTTTCGAATGCTCCATGGAATTGAAAGTGGATTTGCCAGAGGAGAAGTGGTCTTCAAGTTGTACGGCCAAAAATGCGAACGCTGCACATCAgga GCATTCGAGACACCGCTTTGGTATCCGGAAGAAATTGCGAATGCCATGTGGAACCTTTACTCTAAAGTGGCTGAAAAATTCTATGGTAGGCCTCTGGATAAGGTAGTCCGTGGCTTGCGAGGAG GTAAACCACGAACACCTCATAAACCGGAATTATGTCAATCCTGCAGCGACGGACTCCCGTGTGGCAAATTTTAG
- the LOC130686645 gene encoding syntaxin-1A-like: MITAKSTYPSPVFPVALTHLFQCLTLRKMTKDRLADLQAVCKRRGSTVENDGFPDDSALDFGYRLLMECTYLNDFLTDACKVREQIDWLKTTVQEVKKKQSTILSAPVISDGARKELDDLINSIKKVAKGIQQRLKDFKIEIERARKDNPTSAEPRIREMQYETLTRNFVEVMVECNVIQDEHRQRCKERFQRQLEIAGHATSDEKLEKMLEESNPSIFTQEILSETAQARQILGDIEARHKDLLKLELSILELNSLFNDMAVLVNNQGDLIDRIAYNVENAVEFVGKAAQHTKKANIYIKRLRWKRIIIISIIAGIVIIVVGSIVGGCLSKR; the protein is encoded by the exons ATGATAACCGCTAAATCAACATATCCGTCTCCTGTTTTCCCTGTAGCATTAACGCATTTGTTTCAGTGTCTTACCCTTAGAAAAATGACCAAGGACCGCTTGGCTGATCTGCAAGCG GTTTGTAAGCGGCGAGGGAGTACGGTCGAAAACGATGGATTTCCTGACGACAGTGCCCTGGATTTCGGTTACAGACTTCTTATGGAGTGCACGTATCTAAACGATTTTTTGACTGAT GCTTGCAAGGTACGGGAACAGATCGATTGGTTGAAAACAACGGTGCAGgaagttaaaaagaaacagagcACAATCTTGTCGGCACCAGTGATTAGTGACG GAGCAAGGAAAGAACTTGATGACTTGATAAATTCTATAAAGAAGGTGGCCAAAGGAATCCAACAAAGACTTAAAG atttcaaaatagaaatagaGCGTGCACGGAAAGATAATCCAACATCTGCAGAGCCTCGGATACGCGAAATGCAATATGAAACTTTAACCAGAAATTTTGTTGAAGTCATGGTCGAATGTAATGTTATACAGGACGAGCATCGCCAAAGATGTAAAGAGCGATTCCAACGGCAATTAGAAATCG CTGGGCATGCAACAAGCGACGAGAAGTTGGAAAAAATGCTAGAAGAAAGCAATCCATCCATTTTTACCCAAGAA ATTTTATCTGAAACCGCGCAAGCACGGCAAATTTTGGGCGATATTGAGGCTCGCCATAAAGATTTGTTGAAGTTAGAACTGTCAATACTTGAACTGAACTCCTTGTTCAATGATATGGCGGTGTTGGTTAACAACCAG gGAGATTTGATCGATCGTATTGCCTACAACGTGGAAAATGCTGTTGAATTTGTTGGGAAAGCTGCCCAACATACGAAAAaagcaaatatatatataaagcgTCTACGATGG aaACGTATAATAATTATTTCCATCATTGCTGGGATCGTAATCATCGTAGTTGGTTCCATCGTAGGCGGCTGCCTCAGCAAGAGGTAG
- the LOC130686639 gene encoding thyroid receptor-interacting protein 6-like gives MASIPIEKQFSRLGVSSDVNIPSQTSYEMSPDSLRKFGPSVAPKPQYKAQPQVPIVPKSSSVSSCLEPSFSTLLKTHNADGSLITSFSSSSNYENVETYHQGEEPIYGNIHQLGSSILTYLPPPPPPPAFASPCDNDVDLPLPPPPLPSDLSGYYSGVGGDHLHLFPTPPSAEEVTSPPSPVSSSYSELRRAGCGSTTGSTSNYAPLSQASNYESLYEPIQPRNHHHSPAGSMSSLTRPSHYTTSPYPPYGGSSSSTSYGGSVGGGSAAAAALKPQTGHANKGATSPVQEEEVDALTNLLVQSMDNAADPEFFGMCADCGLKVVGEGSGCTAMDRVFHIACFTCRICNCRLQGKPFYAVDGEPHCQECYLNSLEKCCVCSEPILDRILRATGKPYHPQCFTCIVCLLCLDGIPFTVDAANRIHCIDDFHKKFAPRCSVCHDPIMPEPGQEETVRVVALDRSFHVQCYKCEDCDLVLSSEAEGRGCYPLDGRVLCKSCNAIRVNALTSTTSTEL, from the exons ATGGCTAGCATTCCAATTgaaaagcaattttcccgACTAGGTGTTTCAAGTGATGTTAACATTCCCAGTCAAACAAGTTATGAAATGTCACCCGACAGTTTAAGAAAGTTTGGTCCTTCTGTAGCTCCTAAACCCCAATATAAAGCACAACCCCAAGTGCCTATTGTCCCCAAAAGTTCTAGTGTTTCCAGTTGTCTTGAACCATCATTTAGTACTCTGCTTAAAACTCACAATGCTGATGGCAGTCTGATAACAAGTTTCAGTTCGTCAAGCAACTACGAAAATGTGGAAACCTACCATCAGGGTGAAGAGCCAATTTATGGCAACATTCATCAGTTAGGATCATCCATACTAACTTATTTGCCTCCTCCGCCCCCTCCTCCAGCCTTCGCATCGCCATGTGACAACGACGTCGATTTGCCTCTACCTCCGCCGCCGCTACCCTCGGATCTGTCGGGCTACTACTCCGGCGTCGGCGGCGACCATCTGCATCTGTTCCCCACGCCGCCCTCCGCCGAGGAAGTGACGTCACCCCCTTCTCCAGTTAGCTCGAGCTATTCCGAGTTGCGGAGAGCTGGTTGCGGATCGACAACAGGATCGACTAGCAACTATGCCCCGTTATCGCAG GCATCGAACTACGAGTCGCTGTACGAGCCGATTCAACCGCGAAACCATCATCACAGTCCCGCTGGCAGCATGTCGAGCCTGACTCGTCCGTCGCACTACACGACGTCTCCCTATCCGCCTTACGGCGGTAGCAGTAGCAGTACCTCCTACGGCGGATCCGTCGGTGGAGGATCCGCTGCTGCGGCTGCCCTGAAACCTCAGACCGGTCACGCCAACAAGGGAGCCACATCGCCcgtacaagaagaagaagtcgaCGCACTCACCAATTTGCTCGTCCAGTCTATGGATAATGCTGCTGACCCGGAATTCTTCG GAATGTGTGCCGATTGCGGTCTGAAGGTCGTGGGTGAAGGCTCCGGTTGCACGGCCATGGACCGTGTGTTCCACATAGCATGTTTCACCTGCCGTATCTGCAACTGCCGTCTGCAAGGAAAGCCGTTCTACGCGGTCGATGGCGAACCCCATTGTCAAGAATGTTACCTG AATAGCCTAGAGAAATGTTGCGTTTGCTCCGAGCCGATTCTTGATCGCATCCTGCGTGCCACTGGAAAACCTTATCACCCTCAGTGTTTCACCTGCATTGTTTGCCTCCTCTGTCTGGATGGCATTCCGTTCACTGTTGATGCCGCCAACCGTATTCACTGCATTGATGATTTCCACAA GAAATTTGCCCCTCGTTGCTCCGTTTGTCACGATCCTATCATGCCAGAACCTGGCCAGGAGGAAACTGTTCGTGTAGTTGCTCTTGATCGCAGCTTTCACGTGCAATGTTACAAATGCGAG GACTGCGATTTAGTTCTGTCGTCTGAAGCTGAAGGACGTGGTTGTTACCCGCTTGATGGACGTGTCCTTTGTAAATCGTGCAACGCCATAAGAGTCAACGCATTGACTTCTACCACATCGACCgagctttaa